One genomic window of Moorella glycerini includes the following:
- a CDS encoding glycosyltransferase family 4 protein, which translates to MNILFLTSTYPYPPHSGYQLRCYHFIRQLAERHEIYLISFTRKMPKQSDLQAMQRLVTDQWIVEGAYSSVSKALIGLFKPVPFHVFSHQSREFARALSNICAKTRFDVIYSNFIYFTPYVRQFASPMTLKVLDQHNVDRDVWQKMARYEASFPRRMYSLLNLLKTKRFEKQSYPLYDLVISVSADDARITREISPGSHVVEVASGVDCAEYKPPSRVLRDPYTILFTGSGASRNLEAIRNFARNIFPNVRRAYPAAKFQVVGNINPAELKVERTLPGFEFVGKVENIKPYFWNASIFVAPFKLGGGAKLKIFEAMAAGLPVVGTPTGCQGIDGAEDGKHFLIAQSDDDFTAKVIGLLRDIELRKSIARNGMRLVQERYDWRYLVSKLDGELEEAYLKKVHIK; encoded by the coding sequence ATGAACATCCTTTTTTTGACCAGTACATATCCATATCCCCCTCATAGTGGATATCAACTTCGTTGCTATCATTTTATCAGGCAATTAGCAGAGCGGCATGAAATTTATCTAATTAGCTTCACACGGAAAATGCCAAAACAGAGCGATCTTCAAGCTATGCAGCGTTTAGTGACGGACCAGTGGATAGTCGAAGGTGCGTATTCCTCTGTGTCCAAAGCACTTATAGGGTTGTTCAAACCAGTACCTTTTCATGTTTTTAGTCACCAAAGCCGAGAATTCGCTCGAGCCCTATCCAACATTTGTGCTAAAACCAGATTTGATGTTATCTATTCTAATTTTATCTACTTTACCCCATATGTTAGGCAATTCGCGAGTCCTATGACACTTAAGGTTCTAGATCAACATAATGTAGATCGCGACGTGTGGCAAAAAATGGCCAGATACGAGGCCTCCTTTCCTAGAAGGATGTATTCTTTACTTAACCTTTTGAAAACCAAGCGATTTGAAAAACAGTCTTATCCGTTATATGATTTGGTGATCTCGGTCTCTGCTGATGATGCCCGTATCACACGAGAGATTAGCCCGGGTAGCCATGTTGTAGAAGTAGCTAGCGGTGTAGATTGCGCGGAATATAAACCACCCTCTCGAGTACTACGCGACCCATATACTATACTATTCACCGGTTCGGGAGCCAGTAGAAATCTAGAAGCTATTAGGAATTTTGCTAGGAATATTTTTCCGAATGTAAGACGAGCTTACCCAGCGGCTAAGTTTCAAGTCGTTGGTAACATAAATCCGGCGGAACTTAAAGTGGAACGAACACTTCCTGGTTTCGAGTTTGTTGGAAAGGTCGAAAACATTAAGCCTTATTTTTGGAATGCTAGTATTTTCGTGGCGCCGTTTAAACTAGGGGGTGGCGCAAAACTAAAAATATTTGAAGCAATGGCGGCAGGACTACCAGTGGTGGGTACGCCTACAGGGTGTCAGGGGATTGATGGTGCAGAAGATGGTAAGCATTTCTTGATTGCACAAAGTGATGATGATTTCACGGCGAAGGTAATCGGTCTCCTTAGAGACATAGAGCTAAGAAAGAGCATTGCCCGAAACGGGATGAGGCTCGTGCAAGAACGATATGATTGGAGGTATCTTGTAAGCAAACTTGATGGCGAACTTGAAGAAGCCTACCTTAAGAAGGTGCATATAAAGTGA